The DNA sequence GCGTGCACCGTCATCAACCGGGGACGCTCGCCGGGCGCCGGGAGCTGCACCGGACGCGGGGCGGACGGGGTGTGCTGCGTAGCCATCGGGGCGAGTTCCTCCACGGTCACCGGACTCGGGTCCCGCGCCGGGGGTCTGCCGGCGACGGGCGGCGAGGTCGTGCTCTGGGGACGATCCTGGCAGAGGGGACCGACAGGGACCGGCGAGCACGGGCTCCGGGATCGGCAACGCCGTCACCGGTGCCATCTGTTCCCGCGCGGCCGCCGGCCTGCGGCGGGCGGTTCCGGCCGCGGCGCGGTACGCCGCGGGGCCGCCGTCGGCAACCCTGCTACCTGCGAATAGTCGGATGTGGGGAACTAAGCGGACCCCGCGCCCGTTCACCGAAAGGCTGCGGCGAGCAGCACCCCCCGTGGTAAGCTCGGGACCTCACGACCCGCAGGCGGGTCGTGTTTTTCCTTACTCGGGGCGTGCCGCTCGGAGCCGCCACCCCCGTGTGCCCCGCCGGGCGCCAGGCGTTCCGGCGGCGACACGTCCTGTTCTCCTGGAGGAGTTGATGACGGTGACGGACACCCAGGCCACCTGGCTGACCCAGGACGCCTACGACCGGCTGAAGGCCGAGCTGGACGGGTTGATCGAGAACCGGCCCGTCATCGCTGCGGAGATCAACGCCCGCCGCGAGGAGGGCGACCTGAAGGAGAACGGCGGCTACCACGCCGCCCGCGAGGAGCAGGGCCAGCAGGAGGCCCGCATCCGCCAGCTCCAGGAGCTGCTGCGCACCGCCCAGGTCGGCACCGTGCCGTCCAGCTCCGACGAGGCGTCCCCCGGCACCGTCCT is a window from the Pseudonocardia sp. HH130629-09 genome containing:
- the greA gene encoding transcription elongation factor GreA, translated to MTDTQATWLTQDAYDRLKAELDGLIENRPVIAAEINARREEGDLKENGGYHAAREEQGQQEARIRQLQELLRTAQVGTVPSSSDEASPGTVLEIRYEDDDETEKVLLGSREEGSHGDLQVISPNSPLGAALLGAKPGDTREYQLPDGGRMTVTLASVEAFTG